The following DNA comes from Hordeum vulgare subsp. vulgare chromosome 3H, MorexV3_pseudomolecules_assembly, whole genome shotgun sequence.
ACTTGTTTAGTTTTCTACCTGCGTGAAAAATTTTGTGATGAAATTACATTCATGGAGGTCTAGGCAAAAATAAAGAAACAACAGACCAAAATGCTTTCAACAACAATCTTTTTGGAGAATCTAATTTATTTATTCACCTATGGCATTAGGAATGTTTTTTATTCATGACTATTTGTATGTATGTAGAATATTCATCAATATTAGTAGCCAAAAAATCTGAATGTTTTGAATTGTTGTCCttttttattttactgttcatgATGGTGCATTTGAGCTCGAGTGTGGATTTTGTGCTCTCACATGCTCCATTTATTTCAGGAAAAATAAATGAAAGCttctaaacaacaacaacaaaaactggtGTGTAGATTAGAGTGAGTCATGTATCGTGAAGTTTTTGTGATGAAAAAACATTAATATGTTGTCTAGATAAAGAAAACAAATATAGCGTTTTCCAGGTTTTGAGAAGTATTTGGTTTGTTATTTTTCTACAGCGAGCAAATGAACAGTGATTTTCAAGGAATATGAATGGAAACGAACTTGAGTCAATTGCATATGAGGTTCTATATGGATCATTTGATTAATATTCTTATGAAAAATGTAGTGCATGCTCCTTGAGCGCGGTCAGGAGTCAAAAGGTTTGTGCATAAAATAAGCTTTGAGTTTCACAACATGGCAAATTATTACTTTGCTTCTGGTAAAATAAATACTGTAGTAGACCAGCTATATGCACCCATGATATATGAAATTACCTGCCTAAAAAAACTCAGTATCTTTTATTGGGGGCACATCTCAGTCTGCCTGTGCACTGAGAGAATATCTGAACCGAACTTTCTGACAAAAATCAGCACAATCACACAATATCAATGTTGGTTCTCATAAAACTTAAAGTCAAAATTGGAAACATAGCTCAGAAAAATATGACAAATTCAACACCCAACTGAACATAATATAAGTTGGGCTTTAAATTTGGCCTAGACATGTCATTTTTATATCTCTAGACATGTTTCAAATTTTGATACGAAATTTTGTGAAAACATATATTGATGTTGTATCAATATGTTTAAattttttagatatttagaaAATGTTTTACGGCATCTGGTGCACCGGTAGCGCAACAAGTGTAGGTGCAGTGGATACACCCCCCTTGCGCGACACCCTTGTGGTGTTACTGGTGCACCAGTCATCCAAAATACACTATAtgtgtttcaaaaaaaaatataaaactaacTTTGCACATACAAAAAATGTATATCTACTATGTAAAATTAATTTCAGATTCAAATTAGAACTAAAAATATCAGAACAAAAAGACATATTTTTTTTATGAATAGTATTCATTTCAGATTTGGTCATGAATTTGGCCCATTAAGACAATCAatgttgtattattttatttttgtttctcaAACCACGACGTTATTAATACATGTTATGTGTACGGGAAATGCTACACCCACGTAATGTTACGTGAGGTTTCTACGTAAAGGCTGGTTTAGAGGTAGTTAATTGGATTATGATTAATGGTTGGGGCCCACCCAGGTTGAAATCAGGGAGAAGAAGAGTATTTAGGGAAGGGTAAGTAAGTTTACGTAGAACCTTACGTAGGTGTAGGATTATTGTATGTGTACATACTAAATTATTTTGAGATTTTCCTAAAGCTTCTAGTGTGAAATTTGACCTTCTGGCGCACCAGTAGCACCACAAGGCTGGGTGCACCACATACGTTCTCCATCTTTCTTTTTTGCCTATAGTATGCCAGTGTCATCAAGAAGGGCTgttgctatggagatgctcacatCGGACGACTATGTGTGAATTCagggcaaaaaaaaaaaaacaatggAACCACTTTCAAGGTTAAAGGGGAACAAAAGTGTTTGGTTTTGCATATTAGGAGGTCAAGGCATCAAAGTTGGTGAATCGAAACTTGTGCCCAACAGGAACTTGAAACAAGCGACCATGTTTTTTTTTCGATTTCCTTTCGGTATAGCATGCTAGAATGACCTCTGTCAGGGATGAGCACATGTTCATGATTCGATTCACCAACTTAAACTACATCTTCAGGTTCTGTTCTTCATAGAGTTGAACATTCAGGTGTCTCGGGCAATTTGAAAAACTCACAATCATTACATTTTTAAAGCCATTGAGCCAAACATGTACGCCCGCCGAAAGAAAATTCAGAGAGGAGCTGAAATGATCCTCCACCATGCCCATAGAACAGCCTACTAATCTTTAGACGACTCAGTTCAGGTATTGTTGTACTTGTTGTACCAGGGAAAAGCAAATAAGTCTAAAGCAAGGATATATGGACCGCGTAAGGATCCACCGTTCGCGCCTTCCTGGAGATTGGTGCAGCCAATTCAGGTATCAACCTGTAAATCATTCGCAAAACAATACGCCCTATAGTATAAATCCTGACATATATACCAAAGAAGTAGTGCTCACATGGGAGGTTGTTCATCCTGTTACCTTTTTGATAGTGACAAATTAATTACCCTGCAGTAAATCGAACCAGGAGTAAATTAATTATACTACAAATAGCTGCAACTGTACTCGTGACTTTTTTTCCCAATAATCAGGTTGTTGATCCAGATACCAGCTGTTCTAACAAAGGTTGAAGGAACTTCAGGAAGGACTGCCACCAACCTATCATCTAACTTGGAACTTCTAGAACCTATCATCTAACTTGGAACTTCATATATATATAACCACTGAAAAGCATAAACTATGGCAGTGACAAAAATAAACTATTGCTGCAAAAAGATCTCACTACTATTTAAGGCCACAAAATCTGCAAACGAAGTGCAAATCAGGTAAATATGTACTTCAACAACAAGCTAGCATAAACAAACAGCATCTAGCACACCAAGTCACCAACACACACAAACAGCAAGTCATAAGCTGCACCTCATCAAAGGTTGAAGGTCCAGTTTGATTGGTAGTTGGCACAAGCAAGCAAAAGCAGCAACTACCCGCTTTGACAAACAAGCGTGTTCTGACTAGATGCAGACAACATCAGAGAGTCAACGATTTGAGAGCGCACAATGACACATCAAGACATAAATGCTCTCAGCTATCAGCGCAACACTTGTATGGTGGAAGGGGAGCATAGCACTGCTCGTCTCAGAAACTGAAGCAATTAATTGATCAGAAGAACGGCGCCGAGTACAACATCCATGAACACAATGACACTGCACGCGTGTATGCATATCAACGTCATTCCTCATGGGGTGACAACGAAATGAAGTTCCATATGTATGCTCCTACTGTTGTGGGATATGTACCTGGGACTTCAAAATTTGCAGCCCCCTATTTGTCAAAGCTGATTTCTCCTGTACTAAATTGTCAAACTAACTGATGTACATTCATTTTATCCTGCGTTGCATAAGGGGCATATGACCTAGGACCAGAAGATCGGGAAGAGTACAATTGCCGGTGGCTCTTAAGATGATCAATTCCTTGTTTTCTAAGAGCATTTGGATTGACGCCTGCCTTGTGAGCAGCAATAACTCCAATAGCTTCCCAGTAGTTCTGGACATTCAGCTGGGGAGAAAACACTGGTGTCTAAGGATctcagtaatacaagatcatgtggtgTACCAGAGGGAAACTTGAAGGATAATTATTAAGATAGCTTACATACCGCTTCAATACTGAATTTATCAGGGGTGTCATCGAGCACCGTCTCATTTTCCTGAACAGTAATGATTAACGGCTGCAGAATTACAAGAAGAATGATCTAAGTTAGCTGACCTGATAAATACAAAGGGTTGCACTTTGGATTCTATGATTAGCTTCACTCATCATGTTGGCATATAATGATGAACTAATCCAAACACCACTGCAATATGCAATTGAAGTGGCCAGATACGTCATCATAGTTTGCACAGGAGAAATTTACCTTGTTCTTTCTTGCAGTTCGAGAAAAGGCAAGAGCACCATCACCTCCACAGGCGTCTCTTGGAAGAATCACactatcaacatcactagacactaTGCACCCACCGTCAAAGGTTCCCTGCCTCCTCGTCACATACTGAGGAGCGGTACTTAAACCAGCGAGCACACATGGTAGAAAGGTATAACCAATCTGTTCCAAAATAGTGAACGAACACAGGAGATGAAATTACTAAGCATTACTAACTCGTTAGTTTGACATCGAAAACAGGGCATGTACAGTGATTGGGTTCTACCATTTTTGTGTCATCACTAAACATATCATTTATAATTAATTAACTCAATTGTGCAGAAACAGAACATCACAAGGGCATAAATACCTCTTCAGCAGCAGATCTTGGGGACACTAATGGGCTGAGTGGTGGGGGTAACACCGCAGGAGCGTGAGCAGCAGGGATTTTGAATTCTTTCACAATTAGGTGACTGATGATCGCTTCAACCCCCGCTAACAGATCAACACCCTGCATTGATTACCATATCAAGACCATACAAGCTGAGAGGCACACTAAAGTTATTGCTAGGATACCAGATGAAATAAAGGGCAAGAACTTTCACATTTATGGAGAAGAGAGGTGCTAACATATATCCCTGACTATACGTGGGCTCCGAAGAATGCATGTTATTGCAACTTGCAAGAGATATTTATATGATGCAAACTGTAAGGGAATAACAAGCGTGTACCAGAATGCTGCTTGCAAATATAACATACAGAAACCGCAGAAACCATCGTACAAAAATGTAAGAGAAACGACTACTTGAGCAGATAAGAATTACCTTTCCTTCCCGGTAACAATCCGAATCTTCAGGATCGTCATCGGGAAACCGCGCAACAACTGCCACCGCATTAACGCCTGCCTGGTTCACTAGTGCGTCGACAGCTCTTAACAGAGAATCGGGGTTCCCGACACTGCCGGTTGACTTCCCACACTCCGGATCGAACCACGTCTTGATCTACACCATACATAAGCAGATCATAAGGTGACATTCAAGATCAGTACATTACCAAGGAATTCAGCTATCTTTTCAGCCACAACTTCTTGAACAGAGCACGCACCTCCAAAGGAGCATCCGTGACGGCGTACTCCACAACGGGGAGGCCGAGCGAGGCCCTCGCGGCATCCGCGACCTGCAAGTGGCGGAGCCGGAGCTCTTCCTCGATCCCGGAGTCCAGCACCAAGCCTACCTACCTAGGTTAAACCATTCACAACCCATCAACATGTGAAGAAAAGAAATCCTGAAATTCATATCTATCAGTATTCAGTGGTTCGGTGCCACTGACTGACCCTGTTCTGGTGGACCGGCTGGAGAGCCCAGGCGCCCTCGGCGAACCTGTCGAGGGCGTATCCCTCGACGTAAAGCATGTTGGGCATCGGCCAGTAGAGCATGGCGGCGTTGAGCACCTAGGGAGATGTCGGGAGTGGGAGCGAATGCCGGCGCGTCAGGCTTTGATTGAGCAGTCGAGCTCCAAGCAATGGCGGAGGGTGCGAAGTGGCTGGGCTTACATTGGGGTGGGAGATGACGCAGTCGGAGACGGCGGCGAGGGCGCGCGCCACGGGGAGGGCGTCGCCGGCGAAGCCCCCGACCGCGGCGCCGACCCCCGTGGGCACCACCAGGACGGACGTGTAGGGCCTCCTGAAGCACGGGTACCGCGCGTCGGCGGTGGGGGAGAGGGCATGCGCCCGTGCgcgacggcgcggcggcggcgggcggccgGCGGGGAGGAACAACGGCCGCGCGAGATGGAGCGCCATTGTTTTGCCGCAGCGAGTGAGGGGAGGGCGGGGAAATTGCAGGGGATAAGGTTGGACCGAACCTGGCCCACCAGTCCGGCCCAGGAGTCGGCCTGTCACAGTCTTCGCCTGGACCTCATTCATTTGTGCAACACAATTGCAATATGACAACAAATCTACAACAAACCAGCaatctttacctactaataaaacacctattgcttctgtggtacgtcattaaatttgctcctaaagttcatcaaaattacgcaccaatgccacccgtaagtgacaaaaacgattcgttttttgCACTTCGATTCGGCTCTTCCCTTCCGATTCTAAAGGCTGTGGTTCCGTATTTTATCACAAGAACATGCTACCCCAACCGGTTGGGTGCACCTCCTCCCACCCAGGAGACCCAGCTTCGATCCTCATTGTGGACTACAACcatttttgttcttctttttctactttttttctcttttgccttTATTTCGACAAACTTTACACACATGTTAATCATGGATTAAATAAATGTTAAATTTGTAGACAAATAAGTTCCCATATATACAAAAAAATATACAGTCCATATGGAcaataaataatatttttttcttttattttgacaAATATTGATCTTGTATTTAAAAAACTTTAAATGTTCGTAGGAAAATGTTTCCGGTGTATCAGaaaacatatacaaaaatatataatgtgtatggaACAAAGTAGACATAAAAATAGAACTTTTCAAAAATGTGAATCGTGTACTTAAATAATgtaaaacatgtatataaaaaatattcatgatgcatacaaaatatgtaAAATGCGTATTAAAGAAATTAGACATCAAAACTCAATAATGTTTGTGATGTCACACGCAAAAAAAAGTttctaatgtataaaaaatatacaatgttGTTTATACAAGCTTTACGTAAACAAATGGCTGAgctttaatttttcatatatataaactgttttgctaattattttttTAAGAATATCGATATTGATATGCAACCTAGAACATTTGGTATGCATGTACTTACAAATTGATTGTTTTCGATGGAGCTGTCTAATATGTTTGCAACCAAATTAAGACTTCACTTAGATTACAAATACAAACACATATATCAGCAAGATAAAAATAATGTTCTTATGCATATGCTATCATTAATTAACAAAACATACTTTGCCATTTTCATCATAATTCAAATAATGTTCGTGCATTTCAAGAATTCCCAGCGATGACCGCTGGCCCTCTGTTGACCGCAGACTGGACCGGAGGCGGAGGAGCCGGagtcggagcaggagcaggagccggAGCAGAACAAGGCCGAGGAACTCTTACAGTGGCAGCCGGAGGGATTCAGACTGGCGACCACGGGGTGGTGATTTCGATCAGCCACGCAGTGGCGATCTAGATCAGAGCAAGGTGCCAGCAGAGTCTAGAACTGCTGCCGGCCGTGACGGTGAAGTGAACCGCGATGATGTCGATAAATTGCCGAGGGATTCGAAGATTTTTCACTCCGAGGTGGTAATGGTGGAGGACGGCGCCAGCCATGAAGACGAAGATGCGGTGGAACCAGAGCACGATGGTGCAaggcctgaagatgaagatgcagaGTATGAATATGAAGAGGTGGTGAAATCAGATGAACatggtgaagatgatgatggtgtcaCCTATgaatatgaagagatggaaacaGAGGACAATGGTCAGGACGATgaagctgctgctgttgctggccTGAATGATGCAGATGCTGTTGAAATAAATGCCAGCCACCAACTGCCCATGGTGGATGTTCATCCATCAGAGCCTGCTGAGGAACCGGCGCACACGCAGTCCTAGCTCAGCGACGTGGAGGAGGACACGGAGGCGGGCGTTGTGCGTGTGGATGCATGCCTGATTGAACCAGTGGCTGAAAACAGTGATTGTTCTGAAGTTAGAGGTGAAAAGGAGGCTCCGCAAAGTCAACCTGAAACTGAGCTTGAAGTTAGAGGTGAAATGGACGCTCTCCAGAGTGAACTTGGAACTGAACTTCAAGTTAGAGCTGAATTGAAGGCTCCGCAGAGTGAACGCGAGGACATAAAAAATAATGTATAATGACACATGAAGCATGTTGTGTTTTTTTTTTtatccggtgcaacgcacgggtatTTATACTAGTAATATACCAATGGATCAATAATTTTTTCGTATTGCATGAGAGTCTCCAGAGAAGACCCCTGGTGCCGCCACTGAATCAGACATAGCCTGCAAACGGCGAGTGCTTTCCGAGAGGATGAGAACCAAGTGAAGCCTTACATCTTGGCTCAACTTTTGCCTCCCAATTATTTGCATTTGGAAGGGAGATGTGGCACCCACAAACTTCTTTTATGAATAGTTTAAATTGCTTATCATATGTGTGATGTGGTATGTGACTCCCGCAAATTACATCAAATGTCCTGACGGGAGATGTCGAGCAAGTGCCCAGTAAGAAGGCCATCCAAGatatgttattttgagagaagggaTTAAGCTGCACATCCAAATTTTTGATCCAGGATATAATGAACTACCAAATGTGTCTCGAGGTGGACGTGTTTGCAAGGGGTGCTATCATGAGCTCTTGCATTAGATATCTTATATATTTCTCTTAGCCAACACAAGAAGTATGGTGCCATCTCTTTTGGGGCATAAGGTCATCTTCAACGATGAATCTAAACCCCCCATGCATCCTCCGGACCATGCTATCCGGACGCGTTTTGACATCCAACATGGCTTTGCATTCGTCCTTGCGCCGGTTCGGTCCCAGTTCTCCAGTAAACAGGAAGCAAACCCAaggggttgggggggggggggtgctttgCGAGCGCCCTTCAATCCTGCTGCCATGCATGCGTCGGACAACCCAAACCCACCCAAAATCATTTCCCCAGATCACCCCTTTCCCGCCCGAAGCGGTTAGCGTCGCACTCATGTCGTACCATAGCATACGTGACCTCTTTAAGCGGCGTGCTGGTCAAGAATGCCACCCACGTCGTGTCCCTGTTCATGCCCCTACTCTACGCCTTTAAAGGACACTCATCCGTTTGCCTCCATTAAACATGCACGGTTGCCGAGGAATCTACTCTGACGTCCGCATGCGACACCATCCGTTCGTCCGTTTGCTGGCCGATGTTAAACACCTCGCCGCTTTGCTTGTCATCCTGCCCACTATTTAAACGTGGCTAGGGCCGGCAACACGCGCATCtcaccaccttcttcttcttctcctatttttctcTTTTACTCAAAAGAGGTGGCTCACTAGGACATTCTAAATAAAAACAGCCCAGCCCATGTCCAATCTAAGGAAAAACGAGTCGGCCCATCAACTGCCCTCCCTGGGCCCCATTCGTCAGCCGATTCCACCAACCAACGCGTCACAACCCAACTGCGTCCCCATCCCTTCCTCCCCCACTAGACGAGAGGAACGGCGAAGCTTCGCCGGCCGCCGCCATGTCGCCGCCGTCGCTCTGctccgccccgccccgcgccggccctccccctccccccctacTACGCCCCCGCCGCCCCGCGTCCTTCTCCGTCCGCGCCTCGCGCGCGGCGGCCCCATCCGTCTCCGACGACCTGGTCCTCCGCATCGCCGAGCAGCTGGAGGACTCGGCGCCCTCCTCGCCGCTGCTGGCCCCGCTCCGCTCCGCCTCCGCGCTCTCCCTCCTCACCACGCCCTGGCCCACCCGCCGCTCCAACGAGGCCTTCCGCTTCACCGACATCTCCTACCTCCGCTCCCTCCCCATCTCCACTCCCACCCGGACCCCcggcctcgcgccgccgccgccctcctccgaCCTCGAATCGCACGTCCTCTTCTCCGACGGCCGCCTCGTGGCCGCCGCAGGCGCCCACGTCTCCGCCCTCGCGGACATGCCCCCCGGCCACGCCAGGGACCGGGCGGCCGCCGCCATCGCCGCCTCCGCCCGGTTCTCCCACAGGGACATCTTCTACGACTTCAACGCCGTCGGCGCGAGCGACGTCGCCGTGGTGCACGTGCCCGAGGGCGCCAAGATGGCCGGCGACCCCGTCCACATCATGTTCGCCTACAGCGGCAGCGACGGTGCTAGCAGCCTGATGATGTCGAACCCCAGGGTTCTGGTGATAGCGGAGAAGGGGGCGGAGGTCGCCATCGTCGAGGAGCATTTCGGGGTCGGGGAAGAGGACGGTGGCTGCTATTGGGCCAACCCGGTGGTGGACATCATCGTCGAGGAGGGTGCTAGAGTGGTTCATTCCTATGTGCAGCGACAGTCATCCGCCGCCGCACATACCAAGTGGACCACCGTCCAGCAGGTGCGACTACTGTCTTAGGCAATTTGCGCTAATTTTATTTGATTATGGGTTTTACATAGATGTTGCGGTATTGATGGTGATAGGAGTTTGCTCGAGCTATATAATTATTTGGACATTCAGTTAGGACAGTGATCAGTGCTGATGGGAAATCAATTATGAATATATATGGTTCCAATTGATCAAGTGATTCTAGGGAGTGGTGAGCGCATGAACATCTCATCCTTTGAGCTATATATTGCAATTGCGGATAATCTTGTTTACACCTGTTGTCTATTGGTCTAGCGGTTATGAGTATCATTTGGTTGCTTTCGTATAGGAGTACGGTAGTCAACAAGTTAGTCAGTGAACTCGCTCTTCACTAACACAGTCTAGTCAGGGAATTAGCGACCAATAAAACCATATAGATCACCTGCAAATTTACATTTCAGAGTAATGGTTTCATATCTTAGTTCATCGTTTTTACTATTAAAAACAAGTTATTCAGTGAACTCGCCCTTTAGTAACATAATAAGCCAGCTCTTACACACTACTGAGTTGCTATTTTTATTCAATGAGGATTAAGGAATAAACATTATCAGGCTTATTCAGTTTTTTGTAGTGGCAGTAATTACTTCAATATATGATTGTTTCAGCTAAAATCTGAAGTAGTCATCTTCACATCTGAGGTGATGGAATTTTGTTGGGCcggatttttgttttttttatgcAGATTGCAAAATTTAATATTTTTGAATGAAATTTCACAGATCCGTCAAAAAAAATTTTATTGCTGTTTTTTTTGTTGCTAATTCATTTAATCAAtgaattttgttgctgttttttttATTTGATTATGGGTTTTACATCAATACTGTGATACTGATGGTGGTAGAGTTTGCTTGAGCTATATAATCATTTGGAAATTTAGCTAGGACAGGGACCAGTGCTGATGAGAAATCAATTATGAATAGATACTGTGGCAATTGATTAAATGATTGTACGGGGTGGTGAGCACATTAATATCTCATCCTTTGAGCTATATATTGCATTTGCAGATAATATTGTTCACACCTGTTGTCTATTGGCCTAGCGGTTATGAGCATCACTTGATTGCTTTCAGTGTAGGAGTGGGTAGGCAACAAGTTAGTCAGTGCACTCGCTCTTCAGTAACACAGTCTAGTCAGGGAATTAGAAACCAATAAAACCATATAGATCCCCTGCAAATTCACATTTAAGAGTAATGGTTTCATGTCTTAGTTCATCGTTTTCACTATGAAATAGGAATAGCTTGATGTATTCCTAGTGCCTGCTCTGTACTGAATGAGTTGCTATTTTGATTTGATAAGGAATAAATGTGGTCAGACTTATTTTGTTTATTGTAGGGCAATAATTACTTAATTATATGATTGTTTGAGCTGAAATCTGAACTAACCGTCCTCACACCTGTGGGGATGGCTGTGATAAGGTCGAGTAGGACCAGAGAATATGGATCAGTGAGGATGCAAGTAAATTCATTGTTAATTACTAACCAAAGGGCAGCCCGGTGCACGTAGCTCCCACTTGCGCAGGGTCTGGGGAAGGGTCCGACCATTTTGGGTTTTTTGTACGCAGCCGCAGTTTATTCAATGCCTTAATATTTTGAATTAGCTAACCATGTAATCAAGCAGTTTTCATGGAAACTAAGATTTTGCAGTTATTCTGGTTCTGTTGTTATATCCTCTGAAAATGGCGTACCAGGAAGCGCTAACTTTGTTTCTGTTCATGCTGGTACCAAGTTTATTTTTCCTGACTGTATGTGAAGAGTCCGTATGCGTATTTATGTTTCACTACTTGCGACAACTGCTGCATGTAAATAAGGTTTTACAGTAAAGATTGTTCGAAATGGATATTGTCAGTCTCATtagttgtgtttttttccttttgcagaATACATCTAGTAAATATGAGTTTGTTGAGGTCAGCACCGGAGCAAGACTGAACAGGCACAATCTTCACATCCAGCAATTGGGTCCTGAGACTGAAACGGATTTATCAACATTTCACTTAACATCTCAGAATAAGCAGATTCATGATCTGCATAGCAGACTAATACTTGATCACCCAAGAGGTTTTTCACGACAGCTCCACAAATTGATTGCTTGTGGTACAGGAAATGGTATTTTTGATGGAAATATTCAAGTCAACAGGTATTTGGTCAGACTCTTCTCATTTATTAACTTTTTGTGTCCCGATAGAAATCCTGATAGTCATCATTGAAACTGTATTGGAGAAATGTATATTTCTGTACTACCATCTTACTAATGCTATGTGCATTATTTGGTTACATATACATGTTTCACTGTTGTTTAAAATAGGCCTTTGTAAGATTGTTTTTCTGTAGTTTCATGTTAATTTAGAATATTGTATTAGTTTTACATTAAAGATGCCATACACTGATGAAAATACAACCAAGCTAGCAGGAGCATGTTTTGGTTGTTGTCTTTGTAGGCTTCGAGCCGTAGCAGTACAAAGCAATGAATATAACATTTCACTACTAGTTTAGGAAATATGCTTGCTACCAATGAGTGTAAAAAAAATACTTTCTATTTCAGGAAATGTATACTGTTAATTTGTTTCACCTATTGTAACATTGTCTGTATGACTCAACATGAGAAAATATGGCATTTATGACTATTGACAAAGCTTTTAGCTACATGTGAGCTTTTCCATGGActaacatttttattttgttgatttGCAGGTATGCACAGCAAACTGATGCGGGGCAACAAACCAAGTGTCTTCTGCTCTCACCAAAGGCTGTCGTGAATGTGAAGCCAAACCTGCAGATCATCGCCGACGACGTCAAATGCACGCACGGAGCTGCCATCAGCGGGGAGCTCGACCCGAACGAGCTCTTCTACTTCCAGGCGAGAGGCGTCAACGCCAACACGGCGACCGACGCCCTGCTTTTCTCGTTTGGAGCCCAGGTGATAAACCGCATCCCGTTCAAGGCCATCGAGAAGAAGGCTCTAGCA
Coding sequences within:
- the LOC123442459 gene encoding protein ABCI7, chloroplastic; the protein is MSPPSLCSAPPRAGPPPPPLLRPRRPASFSVRASRAAAPSVSDDLVLRIAEQLEDSAPSSPLLAPLRSASALSLLTTPWPTRRSNEAFRFTDISYLRSLPISTPTRTPGLAPPPPSSDLESHVLFSDGRLVAAAGAHVSALADMPPGHARDRAAAAIAASARFSHRDIFYDFNAVGASDVAVVHVPEGAKMAGDPVHIMFAYSGSDGASSLMMSNPRVLVIAEKGAEVAIVEEHFGVGEEDGGCYWANPVVDIIVEEGARVVHSYVQRQSSAAAHTKWTTVQQNTSSKYEFVEVSTGARLNRHNLHIQQLGPETETDLSTFHLTSQNKQIHDLHSRLILDHPRGFSRQLHKLIACGTGNGIFDGNIQVNRYAQQTDAGQQTKCLLLSPKAVVNVKPNLQIIADDVKCTHGAAISGELDPNELFYFQARGVNANTATDALLFSFGAQVINRIPFKAIEKKALAQLKELLAVSRQSN
- the LOC123442458 gene encoding uncharacterized lipoprotein syc1174_c-like isoform X1, yielding MALHLARPLFLPAGRPPPPRRRARAHALSPTADARYPCFRRPYTSVLVVPTGVGAAVGGFAGDALPVARALAAVSDCVISHPNVLNAAMLYWPMPNMLYVEGYALDRFAEGAWALQPVHQNRVGLVLDSGIEEELRLRHLQVADAARASLGLPVVEYAVTDAPLEIKTWFDPECGKSTGSVGNPDSLLRAVDALVNQAGVNAVAVVARFPDDDPEDSDCYREGKGVDLLAGVEAIISHLIVKEFKIPAAHAPAVLPPPLSPLVSPRSAAEEIGYTFLPCVLAGLSTAPQYVTRRQGTFDGGCIVSSDVDSVILPRDACGGDGALAFSRTARKNKPLIITVQENETVLDDTPDKFSIEALNVQNYWEAIGVIAAHKAGVNPNALRKQGIDHLKSHRQLYSSRSSGPRSYAPYATQDKMNVHQLV
- the LOC123442458 gene encoding uncharacterized lipoprotein syc1174_c-like isoform X2, which encodes MALHLARPLFLPAGRPPPPRRRARAHALSPTADARYPCFRRPYTSVLVVPTGVGAAVGGFAGDALPVARALAAVSDCVISHPNVLNAAMLYWPMPNMLYVEGYALDRFAEGAWALQPVHQNRVGLVLDSGIEEELRLRHLQVADAARASLGLPVVEYAVTDAPLEIKTWFDPECGKSTGSVGNPDSLLRAVDALVNQAGVNAVAVVARFPDDDPEDSDCYREGKGVDLLAGVEAIISHLIVKEFKIPAAHAPAVLPPPLSPLVSPRSAAEEIGYTFLPCVLAGLSTAPQYVTRRQGTFDGGCIVSSDVDSVILPRDACGGDGALAFSRTARKNKPLIITVQENETVLDDTPDKFSIEACFLPS